The following are encoded together in the candidate division WOR-3 bacterium genome:
- a CDS encoding helix-turn-helix transcriptional regulator: MASLDGVISKLRALRLRAGLTQAQVADALAKKGKPGVTVVSRLELGKFANPSLRLVLDYLRACRATVEDAAQLFSQYLAEPLVVPASTERGPRGRPRGPRRAKEDPAVLEMRREAAVWILRQVVEHFLHHELNRLGAPRFQPLRQDAVRFGRRVFRSLLATRGRPDAVRERRLARNEATATRRGLTPELIRYLEAGVRDLFNDMEKEGELDWLPEEERARSVMLCSSRRRLETDWEMCAAEYAFERKRELDEYQKLAGPIIAEAEKLLESCGVKGSELGNYRGFITGLLNTARSTRPGSAERQAKLEYLISISIRRWHDPAVVRRLAGFVFERWDAVSPPAPG, encoded by the coding sequence GTGGCCAGTCTTGACGGCGTAATTTCCAAGCTAAGGGCTTTGCGGCTCAGGGCCGGATTGACTCAGGCCCAGGTCGCTGATGCCCTTGCTAAGAAGGGTAAGCCTGGTGTGACTGTTGTATCCCGCCTCGAGCTGGGCAAGTTTGCAAACCCGTCACTCCGGCTTGTGCTTGACTATCTGCGTGCTTGTCGCGCAACGGTCGAAGATGCAGCGCAACTCTTCAGTCAGTATCTTGCCGAGCCACTGGTAGTTCCAGCTTCGACAGAGCGCGGGCCACGAGGCAGACCGCGTGGGCCGAGGCGAGCGAAAGAAGACCCGGCTGTGCTCGAGATGCGGAGGGAAGCCGCGGTTTGGATACTGCGGCAGGTTGTCGAGCATTTTCTTCATCACGAGCTGAACCGTCTGGGTGCTCCGCGGTTCCAGCCGCTTAGACAGGACGCAGTGCGGTTCGGCCGACGGGTATTTCGTAGTCTTCTTGCTACCCGCGGAAGACCTGACGCAGTTCGGGAAAGGCGGCTTGCGCGTAACGAGGCAACTGCGACCAGGCGCGGGCTCACGCCCGAGCTTATCCGGTATCTTGAGGCCGGAGTCAGAGACCTTTTCAATGATATGGAGAAGGAAGGTGAGCTTGACTGGCTGCCGGAGGAGGAGCGAGCCCGGTCAGTGATGCTATGTTCTTCTCGACGTCGGCTCGAGACCGATTGGGAGATGTGCGCGGCAGAGTACGCATTTGAGCGCAAGAGGGAGCTGGACGAGTATCAGAAACTTGCTGGTCCGATCATCGCCGAGGCTGAGAAGCTGCTTGAGTCCTGCGGAGTCAAGGGTAGCGAGCTTGGCAACTACCGTGGATTCATCACAGGGTTGCTCAACACTGCGCGAAGCACAAGACCAGGTTCGGCTGAAAGGCAGGCTAAGCTCGAGTACTTGATTTCCATATCCATCCGGCGCTGGCATGACCCGGCGGTGGTACGCCGTCTTGCTGGGTTCGTGTTCGAGCGATGGGATGCCGTTTCGCCACCGGCCCCGGGCTGA